In Pristiophorus japonicus isolate sPriJap1 chromosome 2, sPriJap1.hap1, whole genome shotgun sequence, one genomic interval encodes:
- the LOC139238041 gene encoding zinc finger protein 892-like: MEKPWKCGDCGKGFSSPSQLEIHRRTHTGERPFTCSVCGMGFIQSSHLTEHQRVHTGERPFTCSVCGKGFTCSSHLTAHNRVHTGERPFICSVCGKGFIKSSHLLTHQRIHTDERPFTCSVCGKGFTCSSHLTVHQVVHTNKRPFKCSDCEKSFKSRSDLRKHQHTHTGERPFTCSKCGKGFARSSNITAHQVVHTNKRPFKCSDCEKSFKSRNELMRHQRTHTGERPFTCSVCGKGFTDSSILLRHQRVHK; encoded by the coding sequence atggagaaaccgtggaaatgtggggactgtgggaagggattcagttccccgtcccaactggaaattcatcgacgcactcacactggggagaggccgttcacctgttctgtgtgtggaatgggattcattcagtcatcccacctcactgaacaccagcgggttcacactggggagaggccatttacctgctccgtgtgtgggaaaggattcacttgtTCTTCCCACCTCACTGCACACAATcgtgttcacactggagagagaccgttcatctgctctgtgtgtgggaagggattcattaaatcatctcaccttctgactcaccagcgtattcacactgatgagaggccatttacctgctctgtgtgtgggaagggattcacttgttcttcCCACCTCACTGTACACCAAGTTGTTCACACCAacaagagaccgtttaaatgttctgactgtgagaagagctttaaaagcagaagtgATCTGAGGAAACaccaacacactcacactggggagaggccgttcacctgctctaagtgtgggaaaggattcgctCGTTCATCCAACATCACTGCACACCAAGTTGTTCACACCAacaagagaccgtttaaatgttctgactgtgagaagagctttaaaagcagaaatgaaCTGATGAGACACCAACGaactcatactggggagaggccgttcacttgctccgtgtgtgggaagggattcactgactcatccatcctgctgagacaccagcgagttcacaagtga